Sequence from the Deltaproteobacteria bacterium genome:
GCCGATCAGCGCCCCGGAGAGGACGACCTTCACGACCGCCGCCGGGATCGCGAGAAACGCCGGCAGGGAGAGCGCCTCGGGGAAGAGGGTCCCGGACACGAGGGCGGAAAAGAGGACCAGGCGGACGCCGGAGGCGAGCTGGATCATCGCGAGATCGACCCCCGCGTGGTCCAGCACCATCGCCTCGTGGATCATCGTGAGTTCGAGATGCGTCGCCGGGTCGTCCACGGGGATCCGCGCGTTTTCCGCCAGCAGCAGCAGGAACATCGCGCCGGCGAGGAGGGTCACCTCCGGTCTCCAGAGCACTCTTTCCGGAGGAATGCCCGCGACCATCCCGCTCACCGTGTCCGCGCCCCCGAGGTACGCCAGGCCGCAGAACGCAAGGATCAGCGCCGGCTCCGCCATCGCAGAGACGGCCACTTCCCGGCTGGACCCCAGCCCCCCGAACGCGCTTCCCGTGTCGAGCCCCGCCAAGGTCTGGAAGAACCGGGGCAGCGCCATCAGGTAGAGAAAGAGGATGAAGTGCATCGGGAGAGGCACCTCGCGGGACCATAAGGGTGTCGCCGCCGCGAGGACCAGCGAAGCGCCGAGGACGACCGGGGCGGACAGGTCGAACACCCACGACGCCGTCGTGCTGCGCACGATTCCCCTGCGGAACAGTTTCCACAGGTCGAGGTACGGCTGGAACACCGGCGCGCCTTGCCGGCAGGAGAGGAACGCCTTCGTCTTCCGGACGACTCCGACAAGGAGGGGCCCGAGGAGGACGAAGAGCGCGATATGTGCGACGAACTTCATGGAAGCGTCTCTCTCCCCCTCCCCTTAGTGAAAAAATACCAGCAGGAGCACGACGGCCCCGAGGATGTAGCCGAGGTACAGGTGGATGTACCCCGGGTGAAGGCGGCGCGCCTGGAACGCGGCCTGCACGAACAGGCGGTAGACCGGCAGGTAGAGGCCGTTCTCGAGGAGGTCGTGGAAGTGCGTCTCGTGCTCCACCTCGAGCAGGAACCTCCCGGAGAGCCGCTCCGTGCGGGTCGTGTGCGGACGGAGGATCCCCTGGAAGACGTGCAGGATCGGGTCGGCGAACGACGACGCGGTGTACTGCATCCGCGGGGTGGCGTACGGGAAGCCGCACCCCCACGTTCCCCCCGCGCGTTGGCCGTTCCGCCGCAGCAGGAACGTCCGGAGGAGCGACAGCCCCCCGATCGCGACCGCCAGTGCGATCGCCACGGTGAACGGTTTCCCGTCCGCCGCCGGGACCGCGGCGCCCGCCGGCACCCCCGCCGACGAGAGGAAGGAGGTGATCTCCATGAGGCGGTCCAGGACGAGGGAGGGGAAGACACCGAGTCCGAGGCAGAAAAGGGCGAGCGTCCCCATCGGGAATTCCATCGCGACGGACGGGTCGCGGGCCGCGGACGCCTGGGCGCTGCGCGCGTTTCCGAGGAAGACCGTCCCCACGACCTTGACGAAGCAGACGACCGCCAACCCCCCGATCAGCGCGAGTCCCGCCATCGCGCCGAGGAAGACTCCCCCGGCTCCCGCGCCCCCGGCGGCGGCCCACAGTCCCCGGTAGATGGCGAACTCGCTCGCGAACCCGTTGAACGGCGGCACGGCCGAGATGGCGAGGGATCCCGCGAGGAATGCGACCCCGGTGAGCGGCATCCCCCGCATCAGCCCCCCCAGTTTTTCGATGTTCCGCGTGTGCGCACCCTGGAGGACCGCGCCTGCGCCCATGAACAGCAGCGCCTTGAACGTGGCGTGGTTCAGGACGTGGAACAACCCCCCGACGAGGAGCAGTCGCGCGGCATCCGGCCGTCCGGTCGCCTGGCACAGGGAGGCCGCCCCGATCCCGATCAGGATGATGCCGATGTTCTCGACGCTGTGGAAGGCGAGCAACCGCTTCAGGTCGTGCTGGACGATCGCGTAGAGGACGCCGAAGACACCCGAGAGCAAGCCCAGGGCGAGCAGGATCGCCCCGAAGGAAGCGGGAGGGGAGGGGAGCAGGTAGAAGAGGAACCGGACGATCCCGTAGATCCCCATCTTGATCATGACGCCGGACATGACGGCGGACACCGGCGACGGCGCTTCCGGGTGGGCGTACGGCAGCCAGATGTGGAACGGGAAGATCCCCGCCTTCGTGCCGAACCCCAGCAGGGCGAACCCGAACGTGGCGGAGAGGATCGCCGGGTCGGAGATGGGGACCGCGGCGAACCCGTTGAAGGAGAACGAGCCGGTCGTCTGCACGAGGAACAGGAACGCCAGGAGGATGCCGCCCGTCCCGATGTGCGTCGCGATCAGGTAGATGAGCCCCGCCTGCCGCGCCTCCTTCTTCTCGTGGTCTAGGACGACGAGGAAGTAGGAAGCGAGGCTCATCGTCTCCCAGCCGAGCAGGAACGACAGCATGTCTCCCGCGGAGACGACGAAGGCCATGGAGAGCAGGAGAAGATTCAGGAGCAGCGGCGCGGCCTGCCCCCTCCGGTGCGCGTCGTACTCCTTCATGTACCCGATGGCGTACACGGAGACGAGGAACCCGATGAAGAAGACCAGGGCGAGGAAGAACGCGGAGAGACCGTCGAGGTACAGCTCCGAGGCCGCCCACGGCACGGGGGCCGGAAGCGGGATGCGCATCGGTGCTTCCCTCATCGCCCCGACCAGCGTGACGACCAGGCCGAGGAAGGAGGCGACGGCGCCCCCCCCGAAGCCGACGATGCGCGAGCGGCGAGGGTCGCGGATCAGGAGCGCAAGGATGCCGGGGACGAGGAAGGCGGAGGCAAGAACGTACGACAACGCCGAAGGCATCGTTGACGGCTCCATTTCATCGGATCGTTGCAGGTCGACGGGCCGGGCGCGTTGAAACGGAGGTCACGGTCCTACCAGGGGAAAAACAGTACAGGAAATCCCAGGGAAGGTCAAATCGAAAGGCCGAATTGACTTGCCCGCCCCCCTGATGTTTCATGGTGGGCACGACTTCTCTCGACGAGGTATCCATGCGAATACGTCATTTCCACGTCCGACCGAACATCCCGAAGGAACTCGCTTCGCTCGAGGAGATCGCCCGGAACCTCTGGTTCTCGTGGAGTTGGGAGGCGGTGCAGCTCTTCATCCGGCTGAATCCCGCTCTCTGGGAGCAGTCGTACCAGAATCCGGTGCAGATGCTCGGGACGCTGCCGCAGGCGGACCTCGAAGCCGCCGCGAAGGACGAGAGCTTCGTCGCGAACGTCGAGCGGGTGTACCGGTCGTTCCAGGAGTACAGGAAGAGGGCGTCGTGGTTCCAGGAGGTCCACTTCGCTGATGCCGGCGCGCAGGTGGCCTATTTCTCGTGCGAGTACGGGATCGACGAGGGGCTCCCGATCTACTCGGGGGGGCTCGGAGTCCTCTCGGGTGACCACCTGAAGTCGGCTTCCGACCTCGGGGTCCCGCTCGTCGGCGTCGGGCTTCTTTACCAGAAGGGATATTTCCGCCAGGTGCTGTCGCTGGACGGGTGGCAGAAGGAGCTGTACCCGGACAACGACTGGTACAACATGCCGGTGACGATGGAGCACACGACGGACGGCCCCCCCCTCGAGATCGCGGTGAACGTCGGCGGCGAGACGGTCAAGGCGCGCGTCTGGCGGGTGGACGTCGGCCGCACTCCCCTGTACCTGCTCGACAGCAACATCAAGGGAAACTCGGAGCGCTCCCGGGAGATCACCTCGACCCTCTACGGCGGAGACCGGGACATGCGCATCCGGCAGGAGATCCTGCTCGGCGTCGGAGGAGTGCGGGCGCTGAAGGCCCTCGGAATCCATCCGACCGTGTACCACATGAACGAGGGGCACTCCGCGTTCCTCATCGTGGAACGGATTCGCGACCTGATGGCGTCGAACGGCCTCACCTTCGCGCAGGCGCGGGAGGTGGTGCTCGCCAGCGGCGTCTTCAC
This genomic interval carries:
- the glgP gene encoding alpha-glucan family phosphorylase produces the protein MRIRHFHVRPNIPKELASLEEIARNLWFSWSWEAVQLFIRLNPALWEQSYQNPVQMLGTLPQADLEAAAKDESFVANVERVYRSFQEYRKRASWFQEVHFADAGAQVAYFSCEYGIDEGLPIYSGGLGVLSGDHLKSASDLGVPLVGVGLLYQKGYFRQVLSLDGWQKELYPDNDWYNMPVTMEHTTDGPPLEIAVNVGGETVKARVWRVDVGRTPLYLLDSNIKGNSERSREITSTLYGGDRDMRIRQEILLGVGGVRALKALGIHPTVYHMNEGHSAFLIVERIRDLMASNGLTFAQAREVVLASGVFTTHTPVPAGNEQFDPDLLRKYLDPKIRPLGIPWEEFLSLGQSGAPGSKEFGMTVFALRSSAFANGVARLHAETSRGMWKDLWPELPEGEVPIRAITNGIHTRSWLSHEMVELYTRYFGPRFLEKP
- a CDS encoding NADH-quinone oxidoreductase subunit H produces the protein MKFVAHIALFVLLGPLLVGVVRKTKAFLSCRQGAPVFQPYLDLWKLFRRGIVRSTTASWVFDLSAPVVLGASLVLAAATPLWSREVPLPMHFILFLYLMALPRFFQTLAGLDTGSAFGGLGSSREVAVSAMAEPALILAFCGLAYLGGADTVSGMVAGIPPERVLWRPEVTLLAGAMFLLLLAENARIPVDDPATHLELTMIHEAMVLDHAGVDLAMIQLASGVRLVLFSALVSGTLFPEALSLPAFLAIPAAVVKVVLSGALIG